Proteins from one Scyliorhinus canicula chromosome 24, sScyCan1.1, whole genome shotgun sequence genomic window:
- the LOC119956732 gene encoding C2 calcium-dependent domain-containing protein 4C-like: MLYVNVLTPDRVPEFFIPPKFTPQLQLQKVRGSTVKTAAVVKHVIQECQLAAPGAWDCLKVERVLAEGRTGGDSTDWDPGSRAALSLPHLPRADTPYGFCRLLESPNTRRKESLFHIHTAVPLGLSPTCSRPCAPGSPGSAPASPAQPSCQQPPRARCWRKLLGSSVKKGGRFRRNDSLSSSPGSSPECNAKAVQGAPCPLGHSLTKESIATLGGSGILRLRAEFSREGQRVWIRLLSMEGVYEQFTDCQAINCCLSLHLKPGKEQKQQSAVIRRSRNPIFNQDFFFFGITGDQLQSRFLKIKVMNKVSRLRRHSVLGVCQLSLAGILPP; the protein is encoded by the coding sequence ATGCTTTATGTGAATGTCTTGACTCCCGACCGCGTTCCTGAGTTTTTCATCCCTCCAAAGTTCACCCCCCAGCTGCAGTTGCAAAAGGTGCGGGGCTCAACTGTAAAGACAGCGGCTGTGGTGAAACATGTCATCCAGGAGTGTCAGCTGGCAGCGCCCGGGGCTTGGGACTGTCTGAAGGTGGAACGGGTGCTGGCGGAAGGTCGGACTGGCGGAGACAGCACGGATTGGGACCCCGGGTCTCGGGCAGCCCTGTCGCTGCCCCACCTCCCCCGGGCTGACACCCCCTACGGCTTCTGCCGGTTGCTCGAGAGCCCCAACACTCGGCGCAAGGAGTCACTCTTCCACATTCACACTGCAGTGCCCCTGGGGTTATCCCCCACATGCAGCCGCCCCTGTGCCCCCGGGAGCCCAGGTAGCGCGCCAGCCTCCCCTGCCCAGCCCAGTTGCCAGCAGCCCCCCCGGGCACGGTGCTGGAGGAAGCTCCTGGGAAGCTCAGTGAAGAAGGGGGGTCGCTTCAGGAGGAATGATTCCCTCTCCAGCTCCCCTGGCAGCAGCCCGGAGTGCAATGCCAAGGCAGtgcagggtgccccctgccccctggGACACAGCCTGACCAAGGAGAGCATTGCCACCCTGGGGGGCAGTGGCATTCTTCGGCTCCGAGCCGAGTTCagcagagaggggcagagagtttGGATCCGGCTACTCAGCATGGAGGGTGTGTATGAACAGTTTACAGATTGTCAAGCTATCAACTGCTGCCTGTCTCTGCATCTCAAACCTGGCAAAGAGCAGAAGCAGCAGAGTGCTGTCATCCGCAGGAGCAGGAACCCGATCTTCAACCAAGATTTCTTCTTCTTCGGAATCACCGGGGACCAATTGCaatccaggtttttaaaaattaaagtcaTGAATAAAGTCTCCCGATTGAGAAGGCACTCTGTTTTGGGAGTTTGCCAATTGTCGTTAGCAGGCATTTTGCCACCCTAA